One candidate division WOR-3 bacterium DNA window includes the following coding sequences:
- a CDS encoding glycosyltransferase family 39 protein translates to MRYLIIPILALGFLLRLLTAQGTFLNPDEAIVFLVANQPHLKAVIQAGLTQPHPPLTFILLYFWRLLGTSELWLRLFSVLTGTAAIYFLYKYLRLKLDQGTALAGAVLFSFLPAVVGLSAEVRQYSLLLLLMTIALYLMELGFTQSHPVALFLSGIFSGLAGATQYSGVVLSVALGILFLFRAISKKVKKPLWIWGSVGQLFALFIYAFFYFTHIAHLQGSPMQQFALTGWLRTSYFHPELESPLRFLFRTTFELFSYFFGSRLFGILGIILFITGITLTIIRRRWNLTLLLIVPFVVNILSAFLRYLPYGGTRHSIVLALFVVIGITTALSFIRVNARLKPAIAGILMLGANILLTPPAQHISRHNARQQLMHRAIEILKSNAPEGDTIFADYQSSVLLSYYLADHTKPVPFFGKTVGPFWEFNYGGYLVVSSTDWSLNRLQFLTALDSLFQYYSFRDNRTIWVFDGGWGRPLVSNEPELGSNLAVFPVTAPAIAIESLLLTASEKLRSMIKSPVRAVFLPTRYHKSTTVNAASPLAQQVLSYTQLYLRAKQGQNEFDSCLPALAFWVFQAPEWHPEFMAYMADGESYISAGYRFTLLLMDVSHQIAVYRIEKIER, encoded by the coding sequence GTGCGGTACCTTATAATCCCAATCCTTGCCCTCGGTTTTCTTTTGCGCCTGTTAACCGCTCAGGGCACATTTCTCAACCCGGACGAAGCGATTGTGTTTCTCGTTGCCAATCAACCGCATCTGAAGGCGGTGATTCAAGCCGGCTTAACCCAGCCCCATCCGCCGTTAACCTTTATCCTCCTCTACTTCTGGCGTCTGCTTGGAACTTCAGAACTTTGGCTCAGGCTGTTTTCGGTCCTGACCGGCACCGCCGCAATCTATTTCCTTTACAAATACCTCCGGTTAAAACTGGACCAGGGTACTGCCCTTGCCGGTGCGGTTCTGTTCTCCTTTCTACCTGCGGTCGTCGGTTTATCGGCTGAAGTTCGGCAGTATTCCCTGCTTCTGCTCTTAATGACTATCGCCCTTTACCTTATGGAACTCGGGTTTACCCAATCCCATCCTGTTGCCCTTTTCCTGTCCGGCATCTTTTCCGGACTTGCCGGCGCCACCCAGTACTCCGGTGTGGTGCTTTCGGTTGCGCTGGGCATCCTGTTTCTGTTCCGGGCGATAAGCAAGAAGGTAAAAAAGCCGCTCTGGATTTGGGGTAGTGTGGGGCAACTTTTCGCCCTCTTCATCTACGCCTTTTTCTACTTTACCCACATCGCCCATCTGCAAGGCAGCCCGATGCAACAGTTTGCCCTGACCGGCTGGCTGCGCACCTCCTACTTTCATCCGGAACTGGAATCACCCTTGCGCTTTCTTTTCCGCACCACCTTTGAGTTATTCTCCTATTTCTTTGGCTCCCGGCTCTTCGGCATCCTGGGCATCATCCTGTTTATCACCGGTATCACCCTCACCATCATCAGACGCCGCTGGAACCTGACCCTTTTGCTCATCGTACCTTTCGTTGTTAACATCCTCTCCGCCTTTTTGCGCTATCTACCCTATGGTGGCACCCGCCATTCAATCGTCCTTGCCCTGTTTGTCGTCATTGGCATCACCACCGCATTAAGTTTTATACGGGTAAACGCCCGGCTCAAACCCGCCATCGCCGGTATCCTGATGCTCGGGGCTAACATCCTTCTCACCCCACCGGCACAGCACATCTCCCGGCACAACGCCCGTCAACAATTGATGCACCGGGCGATTGAAATCCTGAAAAGTAACGCACCGGAAGGCGATACCATCTTTGCCGACTATCAGAGCAGCGTTTTGTTGAGTTACTACCTTGCCGACCACACCAAGCCGGTGCCGTTCTTTGGAAAAACGGTTGGTCCTTTCTGGGAGTTCAACTACGGTGGTTATCTTGTTGTGTCCAGCACCGATTGGAGCCTGAACCGGCTCCAGTTCCTCACCGCGCTTGACTCCCTTTTCCAATACTACAGTTTCCGTGATAACCGAACCATCTGGGTATTTGACGGCGGCTGGGGCAGACCGCTTGTCTCCAATGAACCCGAACTTGGCAGTAACCTTGCGGTTTTTCCTGTCACCGCACCCGCCATCGCGATTGAGAGTTTACTTTTGACCGCCAGTGAAAAACTACGGTCTATGATAAAAAGCCCGGTGCGCGCGGTCTTTCTGCCCACCCGTTACCACAAGAGCACAACGGTCAATGCCGCAAGCCCGCTTGCTCAGCAGGTGCTCAGTTATACGCAACTCTACCTCCGGGCAAAACAGGGGCAAAATGAGTTTGACTCCTGCCTGCCCGCGCTTGCCTTCTGGGTTTTTCAGGCACCGGAGTGGCACCCTGAGTTTATGGCGTATATGGCGGACGGTGAAAGTTACATCTCTGCGGGCTACCGCTTCACCCTGCTGTTGATGGATGTCAGCCATCAGATTGCTGTCTATCGGATAGAGAAAATTGAACGATAA